In Kordia antarctica, the following proteins share a genomic window:
- a CDS encoding MgtC/SapB family protein, which translates to MTTTDFLLRLCAALLAGVFIGFERQWQRKSAGLKTNTMVATGAAIFTMLSVQLNDHSGDADVTRIIAQIVTGVGFLGAGIIFKEGTNVHGLTTAATIWCSAAIGCVAGVGFFIETAICTALVLIINIVLQPLDNWLKKRK; encoded by the coding sequence ATGACAACAACCGATTTTTTATTAAGACTGTGCGCTGCGTTATTAGCAGGTGTTTTTATAGGTTTTGAACGCCAATGGCAACGCAAATCTGCCGGACTTAAAACCAATACAATGGTAGCCACAGGAGCTGCAATATTTACAATGCTTTCCGTTCAGTTGAACGATCATTCTGGTGATGCCGACGTTACAAGAATCATTGCACAAATAGTAACTGGTGTTGGGTTTTTGGGCGCAGGTATTATTTTTAAAGAAGGAACAAATGTCCACGGTTTAACTACAGCCGCAACTATTTGGTGCAGTGCAGCAATTGGTTGTGTTGCTGGAGTAGGCTTTTTTATAGAAACAGCAATATGTACCGCTTTAGTACTCATCATTAATATTGTATTACAACCTTTAGATAATTGGCTCAAAAAACGAAAATAG
- the trxB gene encoding thioredoxin-disulfide reductase, producing MSDTNTTLDCLIIGSGPAGYTAAIYAARADMHPVMYTGMEPGGQLTTTTEVDNFPGYPQGTDGTAMMEDLKNQATRFGTDVRFGYATRVDFAKEAGGIHKVYIDDGNGEKEFLAKSVIISTGASAKYLGLESEERLKGGGVSACATCDGFFYKGQDVVVVGGGDTAAEEATFLAKLCRKVTVLVRKDEMKASKAMQHRVNNTKNLEVLYHTELDEVLGKMVVEGVRVVNNQTKEKREIAVTGVFIAIGHKPNTDMFKGILDMDDTGYLITGAKSTKTNLPGVFAAGDVQDKEYRQAVTAAGTGCMAALDAERYLSAVEA from the coding sequence ATGTCAGATACAAATACAACATTAGATTGTTTAATTATTGGAAGTGGACCTGCTGGATATACAGCAGCTATTTATGCAGCAAGAGCAGATATGCATCCTGTAATGTACACAGGAATGGAGCCAGGAGGACAATTGACCACAACAACTGAAGTTGATAACTTTCCAGGATATCCGCAAGGAACCGATGGAACTGCAATGATGGAAGATTTAAAAAATCAAGCCACTCGTTTTGGAACCGACGTACGTTTTGGATATGCAACGCGTGTAGATTTTGCAAAAGAAGCAGGCGGAATTCATAAAGTATATATTGATGATGGAAACGGAGAAAAAGAATTCTTAGCAAAATCTGTCATCATTTCTACTGGAGCTTCTGCAAAATACTTAGGATTAGAAAGTGAAGAACGTTTAAAAGGTGGAGGCGTTTCTGCATGTGCTACGTGCGACGGATTTTTCTATAAAGGACAAGATGTTGTTGTTGTTGGTGGTGGAGATACTGCGGCAGAAGAAGCTACATTTTTAGCAAAACTTTGTAGAAAAGTAACGGTTTTGGTTCGTAAAGACGAAATGAAAGCGAGTAAAGCAATGCAACATCGTGTAAATAATACTAAAAACTTAGAAGTACTTTATCACACAGAATTAGATGAGGTTTTAGGAAAAATGGTTGTGGAAGGTGTTCGTGTTGTAAACAATCAAACAAAAGAAAAACGTGAAATTGCTGTTACAGGAGTTTTCATTGCAATTGGTCACAAACCAAATACAGATATGTTTAAAGGAATTTTGGACATGGATGATACAGGATACTTAATTACAGGTGCAAAATCGACCAAAACAAATTTACCAGGTGTTTTTGCGGCAGGCGATGTACAAGATAAAGAATACAGACAAGCCGTTACAGCTGCAGGAACAGGTTGTATGGCAGCATTGGATGCCGAACGTTATTTATCAGCTGTTGAAGCGTAA
- a CDS encoding head GIN domain-containing protein has translation MITLARFITIAILSLLITSCNFNFDSGITGNGNVVTEERDADETFTEIRASQGLDVYITQSEIAAIEVEADENIISLISTDIRNGVLSIHTEKNIGRCESKKIYVSLPILEKVVASSGADVYSTELFIVENIEVKSSSGADIRIEVEAVHVTCSASSGAGIKITGTADSLVADASSGSDIQARDLNAKDCNASASSGADVTVTVSEKLVAKGSSGGDVHYYGNPESVSKNKSVSGGVHKE, from the coding sequence ATGATCACTTTAGCACGATTTATTACCATAGCTATACTTAGCTTACTTATCACTTCTTGTAATTTTAATTTTGATTCTGGAATTACTGGAAACGGAAATGTTGTCACAGAAGAAAGAGATGCTGACGAAACTTTTACAGAGATTAGAGCTTCCCAAGGACTTGACGTGTATATTACACAGTCAGAAATTGCTGCTATTGAAGTAGAAGCCGATGAAAATATTATTTCACTTATTTCTACTGATATTAGAAATGGAGTTTTGTCGATTCATACAGAAAAAAATATTGGGCGTTGCGAGTCTAAGAAGATTTATGTAAGCTTACCAATACTTGAAAAAGTAGTAGCTTCAAGCGGCGCAGATGTATATTCGACAGAATTATTTATTGTTGAGAATATTGAAGTAAAAAGCTCTAGCGGCGCAGATATTAGGATTGAAGTAGAAGCTGTACATGTAACGTGTTCTGCCTCTAGTGGTGCTGGTATTAAGATTACAGGAACCGCAGATTCTTTAGTCGCAGACGCAAGTAGCGGAAGTGATATTCAAGCAAGAGATTTAAACGCAAAAGATTGCAATGCTTCGGCAAGTAGTGGCGCTGATGTAACCGTAACTGTTTCTGAAAAATTAGTAGCCAAAGGTTCTAGCGGTGGCGATGTTCATTATTACGGAAATCCTGAATCAGTTTCTAAGAATAAGTCGGTTTCCGGCGGAGTTCATAAGGAGTGA